A section of the Clostridium omnivorum genome encodes:
- a CDS encoding sensor histidine kinase, whose amino-acid sequence MIAFYDMKNVEALIDKEYQKELLALTDIIRSQRHDFNFHLQAISGMLRNEKYKDCSEYINVMVKEAQSFNEILSLQNPAVGALLNTFREIAARKGIQLQIVIYYNLDKLRCTVYETNKILGNLIQNAIDEVEQHLDDSAWIEVMILKRSGNSVFRVSNKIYENNKALKDIFNSGYSTKKSHEGIGLSTVKKIVEKYNGVVYTEIEGDIIHFIAQIPNGL is encoded by the coding sequence ATGATAGCTTTTTATGATATGAAAAATGTGGAAGCTTTAATTGATAAAGAATATCAAAAGGAACTGCTTGCTTTAACAGATATAATTCGATCCCAGCGCCATGATTTTAATTTCCATTTGCAAGCTATTTCAGGAATGCTAAGAAATGAAAAGTATAAGGATTGTAGTGAATATATTAATGTAATGGTAAAAGAGGCACAGTCATTTAATGAAATTTTATCCTTACAAAATCCTGCCGTAGGGGCACTACTTAATACATTTAGAGAAATAGCAGCTAGAAAGGGAATACAGCTTCAGATTGTTATATATTATAATTTAGATAAATTACGTTGTACAGTTTATGAAACAAATAAAATCTTAGGAAATTTAATACAAAATGCTATAGATGAAGTTGAACAGCATTTAGATGATTCAGCTTGGATTGAGGTCATGATTTTAAAACGAAGTGGAAATAGTGTTTTCAGGGTATCAAACAAGATTTATGAGAATAATAAAGCACTCAAAGATATTTTTAACTCAGGTTATTCTACAAAGAAATCTCATGAAGGTATTGGACTCAGCACAGTAAAGAAAATTGTAGAAAAGTATAATGGTGTTGTTTATACTGAAATTGAAGGGGATATAATTCACTTTATTGCTCAAATTCCTAATGGATTATAA
- a CDS encoding carbohydrate ABC transporter permease — MEISTKKKKKVKGDSLWGYAFIAVALIVFCMFTLYPVISALIISFQKYRPLGPEWIGFANYKSLLKDTLFAKSIKNTIVYTVCSVPVSLIISFTVAILIYPFKKWIQTMFKAIYYLPAIASGVALSVVWLWIYDPLPEGLFNKLIGLFGIHNQNWLGSSKTAMLSLLIMSWLSSHGTSIIIYIAALLGIPDSYFEAAELDGATFFSKLRYIVIPLVKPTTLFLLVTGIIGSFQVFMNSYMMTGGGPDNATTMVGLLIFNNAFVYSNFGAAAAQSLVLAFIIVIISIIQFKFLGSDVQY, encoded by the coding sequence ATGGAGATTTCAACTAAAAAAAAGAAAAAAGTAAAAGGAGACAGCCTTTGGGGATATGCATTTATAGCTGTTGCATTAATTGTTTTTTGTATGTTTACACTATATCCAGTAATTAGTGCACTTATTATTAGTTTTCAAAAGTATAGGCCCTTAGGTCCCGAGTGGATTGGCTTTGCTAATTATAAGAGTTTGCTTAAGGACACTTTATTTGCAAAATCTATAAAAAATACAATAGTTTATACAGTATGCTCAGTACCTGTATCACTTATTATTTCCTTTACAGTTGCTATACTTATATACCCCTTTAAAAAATGGATACAGACAATGTTTAAGGCTATTTATTATCTTCCTGCAATAGCATCAGGAGTTGCCTTATCAGTTGTATGGCTTTGGATATACGATCCTCTTCCAGAGGGTTTATTTAATAAACTTATAGGCTTATTTGGAATTCACAACCAAAACTGGCTTGGGTCAAGCAAGACTGCAATGTTATCCTTGCTTATAATGAGTTGGCTTTCCAGCCATGGAACAAGTATTATAATATATATTGCAGCACTACTTGGTATACCTGACAGCTATTTTGAAGCAGCTGAATTAGATGGAGCAACTTTCTTTAGCAAGTTAAGATATATAGTTATACCCCTTGTTAAGCCAACTACTTTGTTTTTACTAGTTACCGGTATTATTGGTTCCTTCCAAGTATTTATGAATTCATACATGATGACAGGAGGCGGACCTGATAATGCAACTACAATGGTTGGATTATTGATATTTAATAATGCATTTGTATATTCAAACTTTGGAGCAGCTGCAGCACAGTCTTTAGTACTGGCATTTATTATTGTAATTATTTCTATAATACAGTTTAAGTTTCTTGGCAGTGATGTGCAATATTAA
- a CDS encoding serine dehydratase subunit alpha family protein: MEKTDIKYKSYVQILKEELVPAMGCTEPIAIAYASAKAREVLGSLPERVVVYASANIIKNVKSVVVPNTNSLKGIEAAAAAGIIAGNSEKRLEVLSTVTEKEKTIIKAYLEKNLIKVNLANNQFIFYIEVNVYYKDSYAVVRIANHHTNIVYIEKDKKVLFEKEAEVLKEGLTDKKLLNVEDIIDFANTVAIEDVSEVIRRQIEYNSKISEEGLKNSYGANIGKVLLSNNDNNVKTRAKAKAAAGSDARMSGCELPVVIVSGSGNQGMTASLPVIEYAKELQVSEEKLYRALVLSNLITIHQKTGIGRLSAYCGAVSAGCGSGAAIAYLHGGGYKEIAHTIVNALAIVSGIICDGAKASCAAKIAAAVDAGILGYNMYQSGQEFYGGDGIVTKGVEETIANIGRLAKDGMGQTDKEIINIMIGEKK; encoded by the coding sequence TTGGAAAAAACAGATATTAAGTATAAAAGCTATGTTCAGATTCTAAAAGAAGAATTGGTACCTGCAATGGGGTGTACAGAACCAATTGCAATTGCCTATGCTTCAGCAAAGGCAAGAGAAGTACTTGGCAGTTTACCTGAAAGAGTCGTTGTTTATGCAAGTGCTAATATAATAAAAAATGTAAAAAGTGTTGTTGTACCAAATACTAATAGTTTAAAAGGAATTGAAGCTGCAGCAGCAGCTGGAATTATTGCAGGGAATTCAGAAAAAAGGCTGGAGGTACTTTCTACTGTAACTGAGAAAGAAAAAACAATTATAAAGGCTTATCTTGAAAAAAACCTAATTAAAGTGAACCTAGCAAATAATCAATTCATTTTTTATATTGAGGTAAACGTATACTACAAGGATTCCTATGCTGTTGTACGTATTGCTAATCATCATACAAATATTGTATATATAGAGAAAGATAAAAAAGTGCTATTTGAAAAAGAAGCAGAAGTGCTAAAAGAAGGACTTACGGATAAGAAGCTGTTAAATGTTGAGGATATTATTGATTTTGCAAATACTGTTGCAATAGAAGATGTTAGTGAAGTAATTAGAAGGCAAATAGAATATAATTCAAAGATATCCGAGGAAGGGCTTAAAAATAGCTATGGAGCCAATATAGGTAAGGTTTTACTTTCAAACAATGATAATAATGTAAAAACAAGAGCAAAGGCAAAGGCAGCTGCAGGCTCAGATGCTAGAATGAGCGGTTGTGAACTTCCTGTAGTCATTGTTTCAGGCAGTGGAAATCAGGGAATGACAGCTTCCCTTCCTGTTATTGAGTATGCTAAGGAATTGCAGGTATCAGAGGAGAAGCTATATAGAGCACTTGTATTATCAAACTTGATAACCATTCATCAAAAAACTGGAATAGGAAGATTATCTGCATATTGTGGTGCCGTAAGTGCTGGCTGTGGCAGTGGAGCTGCTATAGCATATTTACATGGTGGAGGGTATAAAGAAATAGCTCATACTATTGTTAATGCACTGGCAATTGTATCTGGCATAATATGTGATGGTGCTAAAGCCTCCTGTGCAGCAAAAATAGCGGCTGCAGTGGATGCAGGAATTTTGGGCTATAACATGTATCAATCTGGACAGGAGTTCTACGGTGGAGACGGTATTGTAACAAAAGGTGTGGAAGAAACTATTGCAAATATTGGGCGCCTTGCAAAGGATGGAATGGGACAAACTGATAAAGAGATTATAAATATTATGATAGGTGAAAAGAAATAA
- a CDS encoding thioredoxin family protein, with amino-acid sequence MSVREANENNYDEMVKEGFVIVDLYGENCNPCKMFSKVIDELSYDVDFVNVVKVNTTHNRDIAVRNNVAAVPTILFMKDGKVLERHLGFMSLDQVKEKIGQYLY; translated from the coding sequence ATGTCAGTAAGAGAAGCCAATGAAAATAATTATGATGAAATGGTGAAGGAGGGATTTGTAATTGTTGATTTGTATGGAGAAAATTGTAATCCATGCAAAATGTTTTCAAAGGTTATAGATGAATTAAGTTATGATGTTGATTTTGTAAACGTTGTAAAGGTTAATACTACACATAATCGAGATATTGCAGTAAGAAATAATGTTGCAGCGGTACCAACCATACTATTTATGAAAGATGGAAAGGTACTAGAAAGACATCTTGGTTTTATGAGTTTGGATCAAGTAAAAGAGAAAATAGGACAATATCTTTATTAG
- a CDS encoding MurR/RpiR family transcriptional regulator: MNCSLIIKQSYENMTESEKKIAEYILNNTSEIYKLSAYELASLSGTSGASVIRFVRKIGFEGFPEFKIALAKNDAEEKVEEVDYDYIDTKDTIKEVIIKTGKKNIKSIEDTLELLDEKKVKEAVEAIQKAKNIYLFGVGSSALIAMDFQSKLMRINRNAHMHPDSHMQLSMAALIEPKDVAIAISFGGKTKEVYKSISKAKEKGAKCISITKYGTNPISDIADINLQVPSIEKDLRIGAISSRIAQLTLVDILFIGVAKNDFSRIDRYLKETRQMVEDLKLK, encoded by the coding sequence ATGAATTGCTCACTAATAATTAAACAGAGCTATGAAAACATGACTGAATCAGAAAAGAAAATTGCTGAATATATATTAAATAATACTAGCGAAATATATAAGCTTTCAGCATATGAGCTAGCGTCACTTTCAGGAACAAGTGGAGCTAGCGTTATAAGATTTGTTCGAAAAATAGGGTTTGAAGGCTTTCCAGAATTTAAGATTGCTCTTGCAAAAAATGATGCAGAGGAAAAGGTTGAGGAAGTTGATTATGATTATATCGATACCAAAGATACCATCAAAGAGGTTATAATTAAAACTGGCAAGAAAAATATAAAGTCTATTGAGGACACACTTGAATTATTAGACGAAAAAAAGGTGAAAGAAGCAGTAGAGGCTATTCAAAAGGCAAAAAATATATACTTGTTTGGAGTAGGTTCTTCAGCATTAATAGCAATGGATTTTCAATCAAAGCTTATGAGAATAAACAGAAACGCACATATGCATCCTGATAGCCATATGCAGCTATCAATGGCTGCACTCATCGAACCTAAGGACGTAGCTATAGCTATTTCCTTTGGAGGAAAGACAAAAGAAGTGTATAAATCCATATCAAAGGCAAAGGAAAAAGGAGCAAAGTGTATTTCTATAACAAAGTATGGTACAAATCCTATAAGTGATATAGCTGATATAAATCTTCAAGTTCCAAGTATTGAAAAGGATCTAAGAATAGGCGCAATATCATCTAGAATAGCTCAGCTCACATTAGTTGACATATTATTTATAGGAGTAGCAAAGAACGACTTTTCAAGGATTGACAGATACTTAAAGGAAACTAGACAAATGGTTGAGGACTTAAAGTTAAAGTAA
- the murQ gene encoding N-acetylmuramic acid 6-phosphate etherase, with protein MRTNLDNLVTEKVNQSTNNIDKVSTLEMVAMINEEDKKVAFAVEKELPQIAKAVDTIVQAFEKGGRLIYVGAGTSGRLGVLDAAECPPTYGVSYEMVQGIIAGGKEAIFKAQEGAEDNLELCAEDLRNIKFTCNDVLVGIAASGRTPYVIGGLNYANSIGATTVAVTCNPDSEISKIAKISIAPVVGPEVVSGSTRMKSGTAQKMVLNILTTGSMIKLGKVYHNLMVDVKASNEKLLERAKRLVVEATGVSREEAEKVLVENEYDVKLSIMMIKSGLSKEEASELLSINKGFISRALESVTQI; from the coding sequence ATGAGAACCAATTTAGATAATTTAGTTACTGAGAAGGTTAATCAGTCTACCAATAATATAGACAAGGTTTCAACTTTGGAAATGGTAGCCATGATAAATGAAGAGGATAAAAAGGTTGCCTTTGCAGTAGAAAAGGAATTACCACAAATAGCAAAGGCTGTGGATACTATAGTACAGGCCTTTGAGAAGGGTGGAAGACTGATTTATGTAGGGGCAGGTACTAGTGGAAGACTTGGAGTACTTGATGCAGCTGAATGCCCGCCAACTTATGGTGTTTCATATGAAATGGTTCAGGGAATAATTGCAGGGGGAAAAGAGGCTATTTTTAAGGCACAGGAAGGTGCAGAGGATAACCTGGAGCTGTGTGCAGAGGATTTAAGAAACATTAAATTTACCTGTAATGATGTTTTAGTTGGTATAGCGGCCAGTGGAAGAACTCCTTATGTTATTGGCGGACTTAACTATGCCAATAGTATTGGTGCAACCACAGTAGCTGTAACCTGTAATCCAGACTCTGAAATATCAAAGATTGCTAAGATTTCTATAGCACCTGTGGTTGGCCCAGAAGTGGTATCCGGCTCCACAAGAATGAAGTCAGGTACAGCTCAAAAAATGGTACTGAACATACTTACAACTGGTTCTATGATTAAGCTTGGTAAGGTGTACCATAATCTTATGGTAGATGTAAAGGCGAGTAATGAAAAACTGTTAGAAAGAGCGAAAAGGCTTGTAGTTGAAGCAACTGGTGTAAGCAGAGAAGAAGCTGAAAAAGTATTAGTGGAAAATGAATACGATGTAAAGCTTTCAATTATGATGATTAAATCTGGTCTTTCAAAAGAAGAAGCATCAGAGCTGCTTTCTATTAATAAAGGTTTCATATCTAGAGCTTTGGAGAGTGTTACACAAATTTAA
- a CDS encoding ABC transporter substrate-binding protein, whose amino-acid sequence MKNVKKLIALAMCSTLVISSLVGCSSKTNQTSAGNSTKEDTITALLPPVSPNYQKNFSQMEADFHAKYPNLTLKIEAASWEDMTQKLDVQVNAGTPPDIAFMGSDGISKYVQSGVLLDISKIATSDMINDFEPGPLAYMKNGKGLYGFPAYMEIHAIGGNKQYLEAAGIDWKSIQKNGWTFDQFREAIKKGVVKSGDKTSRYGFVFACSGVTAKDYLNILVKEAGMPSPFTKDLKYAYTSKNYLQVLQGIRALIDDGSMPKELSSVTAGMRWNMFLTGQTMITGKGLAVFENSANANNKKLDAKDASAVKNSIKVDYVVLPVPTFGNNKQQATPAVDGYVAFRGKKAPTDEHMANIAKAAYFLASGKVAAQTNNDLFVAQITKSSAEAAKSMKVERSAENAAAVDTLLKQAVEARPDITTDLGDKNIKIENQVIVPKLQALLSGEITPQQMYDAVKAAAVQAFGEDGIVKD is encoded by the coding sequence ATGAAAAACGTAAAAAAACTAATTGCATTGGCTATGTGTTCTACACTAGTTATTTCTAGTTTGGTAGGATGCAGCAGCAAAACCAATCAAACTTCAGCAGGAAACTCAACAAAAGAAGATACTATTACTGCTCTTCTTCCACCAGTTTCTCCAAATTACCAAAAGAACTTTTCTCAGATGGAGGCTGACTTCCATGCAAAGTATCCTAATCTAACACTTAAAATTGAAGCTGCAAGCTGGGAAGATATGACCCAGAAGCTAGATGTTCAAGTAAATGCAGGAACCCCACCAGATATTGCTTTTATGGGATCAGATGGAATATCTAAATACGTTCAAAGCGGCGTACTTTTAGATATAAGTAAAATTGCTACATCTGATATGATTAATGACTTTGAACCAGGTCCTTTAGCTTATATGAAAAATGGAAAAGGACTTTACGGTTTCCCAGCATATATGGAAATTCACGCTATAGGAGGAAACAAGCAATACTTAGAAGCTGCAGGCATCGACTGGAAATCAATTCAGAAGAATGGTTGGACATTTGACCAATTCAGGGAAGCTATTAAAAAAGGTGTTGTTAAAAGTGGCGACAAAACATCCCGTTATGGATTTGTATTTGCTTGCTCAGGCGTTACAGCTAAAGACTATTTAAACATTCTTGTAAAAGAAGCTGGAATGCCATCTCCATTTACTAAAGATTTAAAATATGCATATACAAGTAAGAATTACTTACAAGTACTACAAGGAATAAGAGCTTTAATAGATGACGGATCAATGCCTAAGGAATTAAGCTCAGTAACAGCTGGTATGCGTTGGAACATGTTCTTAACAGGCCAAACAATGATTACCGGTAAGGGACTTGCAGTATTCGAAAATTCTGCAAATGCTAACAACAAGAAACTTGATGCCAAAGATGCAAGCGCTGTAAAGAACAGTATTAAAGTAGATTATGTAGTTCTTCCAGTTCCTACTTTTGGTAACAATAAGCAGCAAGCTACACCAGCAGTAGACGGATATGTAGCATTTAGAGGAAAGAAAGCTCCAACAGATGAACATATGGCAAACATAGCTAAAGCAGCATACTTCTTAGCTTCTGGAAAAGTTGCAGCACAAACAAATAATGATTTATTTGTAGCTCAGATTACAAAGAGCTCAGCTGAAGCAGCAAAGAGCATGAAAGTAGAAAGAAGTGCAGAAAATGCAGCAGCTGTTGATACTTTATTAAAACAAGCTGTAGAAGCTCGTCCTGACATTACTACAGATTTAGGCGATAAAAATATCAAAATTGAAAATCAAGTTATAGTTCCAAAACTTCAAGCACTTCTATCAGGTGAAATTACACCTCAACAAATGTATGATGCAGTAAAAGCAGCAGCAGTTCAAGCATTTGGAGAAGACGGCATAGTTAAAGATTAA
- a CDS encoding LytR/AlgR family response regulator transcription factor — MQLKVLLVDDEDICLEDLKSSLNMFKYIDVVAEATTGSDAIKFLQNNEKKVDLIFLDIEIKDINGFDLAKHIRSVYPYIKIIFLTGHVGFALKGYEFQPVDFLTKPINIIRLEESLSRVKSLKLNEKVDKEIKIGIHVEGGLEIIAVKDILYIEKKGRKVYIVCNNCAVYNSRDSVQKLESIFRNYGFFRCHQSFLIPINKIKRISSDEFTRAYIAQLEGVKESIPISREKYNELKELLKNKEMEFYL, encoded by the coding sequence ATGCAGCTAAAAGTCTTATTGGTTGATGATGAGGATATATGTTTAGAAGATTTAAAATCATCATTAAATATGTTTAAATATATTGATGTTGTTGCTGAGGCTACAACTGGTTCAGATGCTATAAAATTTTTGCAAAATAATGAAAAAAAGGTGGATTTAATTTTTCTTGATATAGAAATAAAAGATATAAATGGTTTTGACCTTGCAAAGCATATTCGCTCAGTATATCCATATATAAAGATAATTTTTTTAACTGGTCATGTGGGTTTTGCTCTTAAAGGTTATGAGTTTCAACCAGTTGATTTTCTTACAAAACCAATAAATATAATTAGATTGGAAGAATCATTATCAAGGGTGAAAAGTTTAAAACTAAATGAAAAGGTTGACAAAGAAATAAAGATTGGCATTCATGTTGAAGGTGGTCTTGAAATAATTGCTGTAAAGGATATATTATATATAGAAAAGAAAGGCAGAAAGGTATACATAGTTTGTAATAATTGTGCTGTTTATAATTCCCGTGACTCTGTTCAAAAGTTAGAAAGTATTTTTAGAAACTACGGATTTTTTCGCTGTCATCAATCTTTTCTAATTCCTATTAATAAAATTAAGAGAATAAGCTCAGATGAATTTACAAGAGCTTATATTGCTCAGCTTGAAGGGGTTAAAGAATCTATCCCGATAAGTAGAGAAAAGTATAATGAACTAAAGGAATTATTAAAGAATAAAGAAATGGAATTTTATTTATAG
- a CDS encoding carbohydrate ABC transporter permease → MALYSTYQKNKTGFVLKRSLSIIVLLIFALFTIFPIYFMVISSFGDPVEAGATSMSLLPQKFTLASYKFFFQFSPYSLRWIINSLIVASIITISNVIFSGMAGYAFSKINFKGKNAIFYLLLCSMMIPYQVVQVPLYILVVNVFHLSNTYAALVLPDLCTIYNIFLAKQFMSSIPYEIIESAKIEGCNQFQIYTKIIAPISKTILAVMAILTFMGSWNAFFWPFLVTSNTAMQTIQVGLKSFRFANTTYLSPMMAGATISALPMFILFFTLQKYFLEGVVVGAVKG, encoded by the coding sequence ATGGCACTATACAGTACTTATCAGAAAAATAAAACCGGCTTTGTATTAAAAAGATCATTATCAATAATTGTTCTATTGATATTTGCTTTGTTTACTATATTTCCTATATATTTTATGGTTATTTCATCTTTTGGAGACCCAGTGGAAGCCGGTGCAACAAGCATGTCCTTGCTTCCTCAAAAGTTTACATTAGCTTCTTATAAGTTCTTTTTCCAGTTTAGTCCATATTCTCTAAGATGGATAATAAATTCACTAATTGTAGCTTCAATAATTACTATTTCTAATGTTATCTTCTCTGGAATGGCTGGATACGCATTTTCTAAGATAAACTTTAAAGGTAAAAATGCTATATTTTATCTGCTTCTTTGCTCAATGATGATACCTTATCAAGTTGTTCAGGTTCCACTGTATATTCTTGTAGTTAATGTGTTCCATTTGTCAAATACTTATGCAGCTTTGGTACTACCTGACTTATGTACAATTTATAATATATTTTTGGCAAAGCAGTTTATGTCCTCTATACCATATGAGATTATTGAAAGTGCTAAAATCGAAGGCTGCAATCAATTCCAAATATATACAAAGATTATAGCTCCTATTTCTAAGACAATATTAGCTGTAATGGCTATACTTACATTTATGGGCAGCTGGAATGCTTTCTTCTGGCCTTTCCTTGTTACTAGTAATACTGCAATGCAAACTATTCAAGTAGGACTAAAAAGCTTCCGTTTTGCCAATACAACTTATTTATCACCTATGATGGCAGGAGCTACAATTTCAGCACTTCCTATGTTTATATTATTTTTCACTCTTCAAAAGTACTTCCTAGAAGGAGTAGTAGTTGGTGCTGTTAAAGGCTAA
- a CDS encoding DUF624 domain-containing protein, with protein sequence MAKEDFTDNPLYTITGYIWYFIAGAFCFSICSIFLILTILAYGDKLFTEGIIFFVISLSLEGPAITALLSVMGKLIREKDVDAIKDYFKAYKVNFLQALSLSFFLAIILTFVSYDLSIIKYKTSTSYIVKPLLFSGLFIPLIISTYVFPIICRFYISIKDAVKLSIYYSVRNFKITILVMSVLALGYLLMNLVSVFVVFVISSLVCYVIMYYEKDILKEIEEKIKPSSN encoded by the coding sequence ATGGCAAAAGAAGACTTTACTGACAACCCGCTCTATACTATTACGGGTTATATTTGGTACTTTATTGCTGGTGCTTTTTGCTTTTCAATTTGCAGTATTTTTTTAATTTTAACTATACTAGCTTATGGTGATAAACTTTTTACGGAGGGTATAATATTTTTTGTAATATCACTTTCATTAGAAGGTCCAGCTATAACTGCTTTATTAAGTGTTATGGGAAAATTAATTAGGGAGAAGGATGTTGATGCAATAAAGGATTATTTCAAAGCTTATAAGGTTAATTTCCTGCAAGCTTTAAGCTTGTCATTTTTTTTAGCAATAATTTTAACCTTTGTATCTTATGATTTATCAATTATCAAATACAAAACTAGTACGAGCTATATAGTAAAGCCTTTATTATTTTCGGGCTTATTTATTCCTCTAATTATTAGCACCTATGTATTTCCAATAATATGTCGGTTTTATATAAGTATAAAGGATGCTGTAAAACTTTCTATTTATTATTCAGTTAGAAATTTTAAGATTACTATACTTGTAATGTCAGTACTTGCTTTAGGTTATCTTTTAATGAATTTAGTCAGTGTTTTTGTTGTTTTTGTAATATCCAGTCTGGTGTGCTATGTAATTATGTACTATGAGAAAGATATATTAAAAGAAATAGAAGAGAAAATTAAGCCAAGCTCAAATTAA
- a CDS encoding sodium-dependent transporter — translation MTELNTEHTKKRETFSTGLAVFFATLGSAVGLGNIWKFPYVVGSNGGGAFLFIYFICVIFVGIPVMVCELYIGRKTRSNAVGAFEKLKPKTAWKGIGLMGIITSFLIMFFYSDVSGWVYSYVFKAITGQLSGVTPATANTIFEKTSVGLVSPIVWQGIVFIVVAAILIAGVQNGIERITKSLLPVLFVLIIICDIRAFTLPGVRNGLKFLYYADFTKINGGVILAALGLAFFKLSLGMGTMITYGSYFTDNNNLLHTPIKVAISDVVVSLLAGMAIFPVVFTFKMEPSAGPGLLFTTIPLVFSKIPFGGILLACFFILTSIAATTAMISLVEVPVAYFSEEKNMKRTNAVLLTVIIMFIIGILATLSASSKSLLGYIKIFGFGFFDLFDKLSSNILMPVGGLLTTIFVGYFIRKEDFKNEVMNNGALSNDSKFNLLYIVIRYISPILLVIVFLSSLGIIKF, via the coding sequence ATGACCGAATTGAACACAGAACACACTAAAAAAAGAGAAACTTTTTCTACAGGGCTTGCAGTATTTTTTGCAACCCTAGGCTCAGCTGTAGGCTTAGGAAACATATGGAAATTTCCATATGTTGTTGGCTCAAATGGTGGCGGCGCCTTCCTCTTCATTTACTTTATCTGCGTAATCTTTGTAGGTATTCCTGTTATGGTATGTGAACTGTATATTGGTAGAAAAACGAGAAGTAATGCCGTAGGTGCCTTCGAAAAATTGAAACCTAAAACTGCTTGGAAGGGCATAGGGCTAATGGGTATCATAACATCTTTTCTTATCATGTTTTTCTATAGCGATGTTTCTGGTTGGGTTTATTCTTATGTATTTAAAGCAATCACAGGGCAGTTAAGCGGAGTCACCCCTGCTACAGCGAATACTATTTTCGAGAAAACTTCAGTAGGATTAGTCTCTCCAATTGTTTGGCAAGGGATTGTATTTATAGTAGTGGCAGCAATTCTAATTGCAGGAGTTCAAAATGGAATCGAAAGAATTACAAAATCTTTACTTCCAGTATTATTTGTTCTAATTATTATCTGCGATATAAGGGCATTTACACTTCCTGGTGTAAGAAATGGACTAAAATTTTTGTACTATGCAGATTTTACAAAGATAAATGGAGGGGTAATACTAGCTGCTCTTGGTCTCGCATTCTTTAAATTATCTTTAGGAATGGGAACAATGATTACTTATGGAAGCTATTTCACAGATAATAATAATTTGCTTCATACCCCTATTAAAGTTGCTATATCGGATGTTGTAGTTTCACTTTTAGCAGGTATGGCAATTTTCCCAGTAGTTTTTACTTTTAAAATGGAACCTAGCGCAGGTCCTGGACTTTTGTTTACAACAATACCATTAGTATTTTCTAAAATTCCATTTGGCGGCATACTTCTTGCATGCTTTTTCATTCTAACCTCCATTGCTGCTACAACTGCAATGATTTCTTTAGTTGAAGTTCCTGTAGCTTATTTTTCAGAAGAAAAGAATATGAAAAGAACAAATGCAGTGCTTTTAACCGTTATAATTATGTTTATTATTGGTATCCTTGCAACACTTTCAGCTAGCTCTAAAAGTTTACTTGGATATATAAAAATATTCGGATTTGGATTCTTTGACTTATTTGACAAGCTATCATCTAATATTCTAATGCCAGTAGGTGGACTATTAACCACAATATTTGTAGGATACTTTATACGAAAGGAAGATTTTAAGAATGAAGTCATGAACAATGGCGCCTTATCTAATGATAGTAAATTTAACTTACTCTATATAGTAATACGTTATATATCTCCAATTCTTTTAGTAATTGTATTTTTAAGCAGCCTTGGTATAATAAAATTCTAA